The proteins below are encoded in one region of Limnochorda pilosa:
- the cas2e gene encoding type I-E CRISPR-associated endoribonuclease Cas2e: MLILESVSPGLRGEITRWLLELKPGVFVGTLSAMVRDLLWEKVCNEAADGGCVLVHRAANEQGFAIRMEGRTSKVVEDFEGLLLMRVPE, from the coding sequence GTGCTCATTCTGGAGAGCGTCTCCCCAGGCCTCCGTGGCGAGATCACCCGCTGGCTGCTCGAGCTCAAGCCAGGAGTATTCGTCGGCACTCTGTCGGCCATGGTTCGGGATCTTCTCTGGGAGAAGGTCTGCAACGAGGCGGCTGACGGCGGATGCGTCCTGGTGCATCGGGCGGCGAACGAGCAAGGCTTCGCGATTCGTATGGAGGGGCGCACCAGCAAAGTGGTTGAGGATTTCGAAGGGCTCCTCTTGATGAGAGTGCCAGAGTGA
- the cas1e gene encoding type I-E CRISPR-associated endonuclease Cas1e, which yields MLKDLHMLPKVRDAWSYLYVEHCKIDRDARAIMLHDARGRVPVPCASLSLLMLGPGTSITHAAISSLADNGCLVAWSGEQGVRFYAQGMGETRSAANLLKQAALWADPQLHLKVVIRMYEFRFGEPIEPRMTLRQIRGKEGVRVREAYARASRVSGVPWEGRSYDRSSWGRSDPINRALSAANSCLYGICHAAIVSAGFSPALGFVHTGKMLSFVYDVADLYKTEFSIPVAFTETAKGTEKLESRVRRTCRDAFTEGQLLARIVPDIQSILNVPLPPGATSTGAFDSDAALPGGLWDPDAGSVVGGTNFAVEGNEAS from the coding sequence ATGCTGAAGGACCTCCACATGCTGCCGAAAGTACGCGACGCGTGGAGCTACCTCTACGTCGAGCACTGCAAGATCGACCGGGACGCTCGAGCGATCATGCTGCACGACGCTCGAGGTCGGGTGCCCGTGCCGTGTGCCAGCCTAAGCCTCCTGATGCTGGGACCGGGTACCTCGATAACACACGCGGCCATTTCGTCCCTGGCGGACAACGGGTGTCTCGTGGCCTGGTCTGGCGAGCAGGGCGTAAGGTTTTACGCTCAAGGTATGGGGGAGACCAGGAGTGCGGCGAACCTCCTCAAGCAGGCAGCCTTGTGGGCCGATCCGCAACTGCACCTGAAGGTAGTCATTCGCATGTACGAGTTTCGTTTCGGTGAACCGATCGAGCCTCGGATGACGCTCCGACAGATTCGAGGCAAGGAGGGCGTCCGAGTTCGGGAGGCTTACGCCCGCGCAAGTCGGGTGAGTGGCGTACCCTGGGAGGGCAGATCTTACGATCGGAGTTCTTGGGGCCGTTCCGACCCCATCAACCGGGCGCTATCGGCGGCTAACAGCTGCTTGTACGGGATCTGCCACGCGGCCATCGTATCTGCAGGCTTCTCGCCAGCTCTGGGATTCGTCCACACGGGAAAGATGTTGTCGTTCGTCTACGACGTGGCCGACCTCTACAAGACCGAGTTCTCGATTCCCGTGGCGTTCACGGAAACCGCAAAAGGGACGGAGAAGCTGGAAAGCCGGGTACGGCGGACATGTCGAGACGCGTTCACGGAGGGGCAGCTCTTGGCCAGGATCGTGCCCGATATTCAGTCCATCCTCAACGTCCCGCTACCACCGGGGGCCACGTCGACGGGTGCGTTTGATTCAGATGCAGCTCTTCCCGGAGGACTTTGGGACCCCGACGCCGGAAGCGTTGTCGGAGGCACGAACTTCGCCGTGGAAGGGAATGAGGCCTCGTGA
- a CDS encoding S8/S53 family peptidase, whose amino-acid sequence MMRGIHGIANLRPRRPRYVPGEVLILGLEADVQQLLQRAPAAGTRLDLLDRLALPASRSFRRRPPVSGDPWAGVPPAPGTASVDVVRLRLPALAAGEGSERSPVLGPAATGALEEAADGLRALAADAGLAVHVEPHCIVGDPLEWETDTLARRVMHVGEDPAGGERLFLSQPAFRMIGLTDETGRRLLPPEEDGAQVMVAVLDTAPARRVSPTPFPPAWLTIHPGAPTPGLVTPSWTEFRDLSDHGLICASLVHAVAPAAEIHLYRVLNDAGEGDLFGLLRAVADFATRSRGRFAVMNLSLGSTCPASGTDGVLAQALMAFAEQGGVTCAAAGNTAAVAAKASAIPAAQPPASLPYTIAVAAATRAGQRASYSHRGDIAAPGGEALGVPGPGDTDDLIGMAASHPEAAFSGYVAMDAGTSFSTPLVAGASALMLQAISHWPAGVTLERGIDRVVLDLLARSATPPPDGLPNGDPLATDGLGAGILHLGQALELSKVYR is encoded by the coding sequence ATGATGCGAGGCATCCACGGCATTGCGAACCTGCGGCCCCGGCGCCCCCGATACGTGCCCGGCGAGGTACTCATCCTCGGCCTAGAGGCCGACGTGCAGCAGCTGCTCCAACGAGCCCCCGCGGCGGGCACGCGCCTGGATCTCCTGGACCGGCTGGCCCTTCCTGCGTCCCGATCCTTCCGCAGGCGGCCACCTGTCTCGGGCGACCCCTGGGCGGGGGTACCTCCCGCGCCGGGTACAGCCAGCGTGGACGTGGTGCGCCTGCGCCTTCCGGCCCTGGCCGCAGGGGAGGGCAGCGAGCGCAGCCCCGTCCTGGGCCCAGCGGCCACCGGCGCCCTGGAAGAGGCGGCCGACGGCCTGAGGGCGCTGGCGGCCGACGCCGGCCTCGCCGTGCACGTGGAACCCCACTGCATCGTCGGAGATCCCCTGGAGTGGGAAACCGACACGCTGGCTCGCCGGGTGATGCACGTGGGCGAGGACCCCGCTGGGGGGGAGCGCCTCTTCCTGAGCCAGCCCGCCTTTCGCATGATCGGCCTGACCGACGAGACGGGCCGGCGCCTGCTCCCGCCCGAAGAAGACGGGGCCCAGGTGATGGTGGCCGTGCTGGACACGGCCCCCGCCCGCCGCGTGAGCCCGACCCCCTTCCCTCCCGCCTGGCTTACCATCCACCCGGGCGCACCCACTCCGGGCCTGGTGACACCCTCCTGGACAGAGTTCCGGGACCTCTCCGATCACGGCCTCATCTGTGCCTCTTTGGTTCACGCCGTGGCCCCGGCCGCGGAGATCCACCTCTACCGGGTGCTGAACGATGCAGGCGAGGGCGACCTCTTCGGCCTCCTGCGGGCTGTGGCCGATTTCGCCACCCGTAGCCGGGGCCGGTTCGCGGTGATGAACCTCAGCCTGGGAAGCACCTGCCCCGCCTCGGGGACCGACGGCGTCCTCGCGCAAGCGCTCATGGCCTTCGCCGAGCAGGGCGGCGTCACGTGTGCCGCGGCCGGGAACACCGCGGCCGTGGCGGCCAAGGCGTCGGCCATCCCCGCCGCCCAGCCGCCCGCGTCGCTTCCGTACACCATCGCCGTCGCGGCCGCCACCCGCGCGGGCCAACGGGCAAGCTACTCGCACCGGGGCGACATCGCCGCCCCCGGCGGCGAGGCCCTGGGCGTACCCGGCCCCGGAGACACCGACGACCTCATCGGCATGGCCGCCTCGCACCCCGAGGCCGCCTTCTCGGGCTACGTGGCCATGGACGCGGGAACCTCCTTCTCCACGCCCCTGGTGGCCGGCGCCTCGGCCCTCATGCTCCAGGCGATCTCCCACTGGCCGGCCGGCGTCACCCTGGAGCGGGGCATCGACCGGGTGGTCCTCGACCTCTTGGCTCGCTCCGCCACCCCGCCACCCGACGGCCTGCCCAACGGCGACCCCCTGGCCACCGACGGCCTGGGTGCGGGCATCCTCCACCTGGGCCAGGCGCTGGAGCTGAGCAAGGTTTACCGGTAG